A window of the Planctomycetia bacterium genome harbors these coding sequences:
- a CDS encoding zinc-dependent metalloprotease codes for MAGCFASRREVPGRELPEAVGRCAFPGIIGRIPPAAPKRSGCANLADCCRFATPVRWDILYDLRKGEVLPSTLPVGTALEAAETKPGVETKGATKVAKSEENDEVAAEPEAAAKPAGAAAAAAKPASKYPPFADVAKDFTPVEGLFHLYRKDSRLLAEIEPSHFGRDFIVLIAIARGIGEGSLLGGMPVGFGDDWLWQFRKVDDNIHIVRRNIRFRAAKGSPEEKAVRFAYTDSVLYSLPIITMGPHGGAIVDFTQIFISDLPQIGAEQPGFSFSPSKSTWAAVKGFKDNIELEVAAAYNLAPNVQLDGVADSRSATINVHYSISALPETGYQPRMADDRIGYFLTVLKDYSKKGVDDNFVRYINRWDLQKADPAAELSPPKKPVVFWIEKTVPFQYRKPIADGILEWNKAFEKAGIVNAVEVRQQPDNADWDPEDINYNTFRWITAGAGFAMGPSRVNPLTGQILDADIIFDADFIRFWKTELETFTPASVAALTNGPIEIDSYRAMLAGLPSSHRHSLNCRCELHTGMTRELAFGAAVLAAAGDADPKAAKDPKADAEKAAKELDKMIMQGLKEVAMHEVGHTLGLRHNFKASTLFKVEELNDVEKTKEVGLTASVMDYNPTNIARKGTKQGDYYSTTIGPYDMWAIEYGYKPFASGEGEELKKIASRSAEPALAFATDEDTRGIDSDPLVNRFDFGKEPLDYAKARSDLIESLWPGLVDRVTKTGDGYQRARQAFGVLLGNYGSSLFFASRYVGGIYTNRDHKGDPNARPPFVVVPAEKQRAALKLLSERMLSDKPFAFPPDQYNYLASTRWNHWGVRSPERTDYAVHDVILMWQQRVLDQLLSSLTLKRLHDAELKIPSDQDALTVPELLDVLTTSIYSELDDLKAGDYTNRKPAVSSLRRNLQRAYLKRLGGLALGPQGSSSGIAAMLGIASSSSSNVPEDVQTLAYAELQELDGKIGKVLAGPVKLDAYSKAHLTESQQRIKKILGAQLTTARP; via the coding sequence ATGGCCGGGTGCTTCGCATCGAGGCGGGAGGTGCCGGGGCGGGAGCTGCCCGAGGCGGTCGGGCGATGTGCGTTCCCAGGTATAATCGGCAGAATTCCCCCGGCCGCTCCAAAAAGAAGCGGTTGCGCAAACTTAGCCGACTGTTGCCGATTCGCAACACCGGTAAGATGGGATATATTATACGATCTCCGAAAGGGGGAAGTTCTCCCTTCGACCCTGCCGGTGGGCACAGCGCTCGAGGCAGCTGAAACGAAGCCCGGCGTCGAAACGAAAGGTGCGACCAAGGTTGCCAAGTCGGAAGAAAACGACGAAGTCGCCGCGGAGCCGGAAGCCGCCGCGAAGCCGGCCGGAGCAGCCGCCGCAGCAGCCAAACCGGCGTCGAAATATCCGCCGTTTGCCGACGTCGCGAAAGACTTCACCCCCGTCGAAGGTTTGTTTCATCTCTATCGCAAAGATAGCCGGCTCTTGGCCGAAATCGAACCGAGCCACTTCGGCCGCGACTTCATCGTGCTCATCGCGATCGCCCGGGGCATCGGCGAAGGCTCGCTCTTGGGCGGCATGCCGGTCGGCTTCGGCGACGATTGGCTCTGGCAGTTCCGTAAGGTCGACGACAATATTCATATCGTGCGCCGCAACATCCGCTTCCGCGCCGCGAAGGGGAGCCCTGAGGAGAAGGCAGTGCGCTTCGCGTATACCGACAGCGTGCTCTATAGCTTGCCGATCATCACGATGGGCCCGCACGGCGGCGCGATCGTCGACTTCACGCAGATCTTCATCAGCGATCTGCCGCAAATCGGCGCCGAGCAGCCCGGCTTCTCGTTCTCGCCATCGAAATCGACTTGGGCCGCGGTCAAAGGTTTCAAAGACAACATCGAGCTCGAAGTCGCCGCGGCTTACAACCTCGCACCGAACGTGCAACTCGACGGCGTCGCCGACTCGCGCAGCGCCACGATCAACGTCCACTACTCGATCAGCGCCCTGCCGGAAACCGGCTACCAGCCCCGCATGGCCGACGATCGGATCGGCTACTTCCTCACGGTCTTAAAGGACTACTCGAAGAAGGGGGTCGACGACAACTTCGTTCGCTATATCAACCGCTGGGATTTGCAAAAGGCCGACCCTGCGGCCGAGCTTTCGCCGCCGAAGAAGCCGGTCGTCTTCTGGATCGAAAAGACCGTGCCGTTTCAATATCGCAAGCCGATCGCCGACGGCATCCTCGAATGGAATAAAGCGTTCGAGAAGGCCGGCATCGTCAACGCGGTCGAAGTGCGTCAGCAGCCCGACAACGCCGATTGGGATCCGGAAGATATCAACTACAACACGTTCCGCTGGATCACGGCTGGCGCCGGCTTCGCCATGGGCCCAAGCCGAGTGAACCCGCTGACGGGCCAGATTCTCGATGCCGACATCATCTTCGATGCCGACTTCATCCGTTTCTGGAAGACCGAGCTTGAGACGTTCACGCCGGCGAGCGTCGCCGCGTTGACCAACGGCCCGATCGAAATCGACAGCTACCGGGCCATGCTCGCCGGCTTGCCGTCGTCGCATCGTCATAGCTTGAACTGCCGCTGCGAACTCCACACCGGCATGACGCGCGAACTCGCGTTCGGTGCGGCCGTGCTGGCCGCGGCCGGCGATGCCGATCCGAAGGCCGCAAAAGATCCGAAAGCCGACGCCGAGAAGGCCGCTAAGGAACTCGATAAGATGATCATGCAAGGCTTGAAAGAAGTGGCGATGCACGAAGTCGGGCATACGCTCGGCTTGCGTCACAATTTCAAAGCGAGCACGTTATTCAAAGTCGAAGAGCTTAACGATGTCGAGAAGACCAAGGAAGTCGGCCTCACGGCTTCCGTGATGGATTACAACCCGACGAACATCGCCCGCAAGGGCACCAAGCAAGGCGACTACTATTCGACCACGATCGGCCCTTACGACATGTGGGCCATCGAGTACGGCTACAAGCCTTTTGCCAGCGGCGAAGGCGAAGAGTTGAAGAAGATTGCTTCGCGTTCGGCCGAACCGGCGCTGGCGTTCGCCACGGATGAAGATACCCGCGGCATCGACTCCGATCCGCTCGTCAACCGCTTCGACTTCGGCAAGGAGCCGCTCGATTACGCGAAGGCTCGCTCCGACCTGATCGAAAGCCTCTGGCCGGGCCTCGTCGATCGCGTTACCAAGACCGGCGACGGCTACCAACGGGCCCGCCAAGCGTTCGGCGTGTTGCTCGGCAACTACGGGTCGTCGCTGTTCTTCGCGTCGCGCTACGTCGGCGGCATCTACACGAATCGCGATCACAAGGGAGACCCGAACGCTCGTCCGCCGTTTGTCGTCGTTCCCGCCGAGAAGCAACGTGCGGCCTTGAAGCTGCTTTCGGAACGGATGCTCAGCGATAAGCCGTTCGCGTTCCCACCGGATCAGTACAACTATTTGGCTTCGACTCGCTGGAACCACTGGGGCGTCCGCTCGCCCGAACGGACCGACTACGCCGTTCACGACGTCATCCTCATGTGGCAGCAACGGGTGCTCGATCAGTTGCTCTCGTCGCTGACGCTCAAGCGCCTGCACGATGCGGAACTGAAGATCCCGTCCGATCAAGACGCGTTAACCGTTCCTGAATTGCTCGACGTGCTCACGACGTCGATCTACTCGGAACTCGACGATCTCAAGGCCGGCGACTACACGAACCGGAAGCCCGCCGTGAGCAGCTTGCGTCGCAACTTGCAACGTGCCTATCTCAAGCGTCTCGGCGGCTTGGCGCTCGGCCCTCAGGGCTCGTCGTCGGGCATTGCCGCGATGCTCGGCATCGCCAGTTCGAGTTCGAGCAATGTGCCGGAAGATGTGCAAACTTTGGCTTATGCCGAACTACAAGAGCTCGACGGCAAGATCGGCAAGGTACTCGCCGGCCCTGTAAAGCTCGATGCTTACTCGAAGGCCCACCTAACGGAGTCGCAGCAGCGCATCAAGAAGATTCTCGGTGCGCAACTCACCACGGCCCGACCTTAA
- a CDS encoding phosphotransferase, translating into MDLLRLSSILDRYATGFRPSTAEPVSGSGLSGAEVYRIVAPAGTFSLRCWPAEHPSDDQLRGIHRLLEAAFRRGCSFIPVPIVALAGESFVEVAGRRWQLEPWMPGQADLSPRPRLERLAAAMTALAQFHQATAEDGSSFLVQRAHSPGIAERLRILKGCLSGDVQKVRDALGSAVRPEWQTRAERYFTLFAAAVGAVYDRLKLVAANEYRLQPVIRDVHREHLLFDGDRVTGIVDFGAMSVDHPAVDLARLFGSFEIDDVPTRSELVQVYDPRFTREELELIDAFDRSGALLSPFRWLWWLFVERRTFRDERAVAHRFDVLLQRLTRLSAESTGARVGDSLF; encoded by the coding sequence ATGGATCTTCTACGTCTGTCGTCGATCTTGGATCGCTACGCCACGGGTTTCCGCCCATCAACCGCCGAGCCAGTCTCGGGTTCCGGGCTCAGCGGAGCCGAGGTTTACCGCATCGTCGCCCCGGCGGGGACGTTTTCCCTGCGTTGTTGGCCGGCCGAGCATCCGAGCGACGACCAGCTGCGAGGCATCCATCGCCTGCTCGAAGCCGCTTTTCGCCGGGGCTGCTCGTTCATTCCGGTGCCGATCGTGGCTCTGGCCGGCGAGTCGTTCGTCGAGGTTGCCGGCCGGCGCTGGCAACTCGAACCCTGGATGCCGGGCCAAGCGGACCTCTCGCCACGGCCGCGCTTGGAACGGCTCGCCGCCGCGATGACCGCGCTCGCTCAGTTCCACCAAGCAACTGCCGAAGACGGCAGCTCTTTCCTTGTGCAGCGAGCCCATTCGCCCGGCATCGCCGAACGGCTCCGCATTTTAAAAGGTTGCCTGAGCGGCGACGTGCAAAAAGTTCGCGACGCGCTCGGTTCGGCGGTTCGGCCCGAATGGCAGACGCGCGCCGAGCGCTACTTCACGCTCTTCGCTGCGGCGGTCGGAGCGGTTTACGATCGCTTAAAGCTCGTGGCCGCGAACGAATACCGCCTCCAGCCGGTGATTCGCGACGTGCATCGAGAGCACCTTCTCTTCGACGGAGATCGCGTCACCGGCATCGTCGATTTCGGCGCCATGTCGGTCGATCATCCGGCCGTCGACTTGGCGCGGCTATTCGGCAGCTTCGAGATCGACGACGTACCGACTCGCAGCGAATTAGTTCAGGTTTACGATCCCCGTTTCACGCGCGAAGAACTCGAATTGATCGACGCCTTCGACCGGAGCGGGGCTTTGCTATCGCCATTTCGTTGGCTCTGGTGGCTTTTCGTCGAGCGCCGAACCTTTCGCGATGAACGAGCGGTGGCACACCGGTTCGACGTGCTCCTACAACGACTTACGCGACTGTCCGCCGAGTCGACCGGCGCCCGAGTCGGCGATTCGCTCTTCTAG
- a CDS encoding cytochrome c encodes MSLSFLFASASSAGESRWKFIGPTSCAALLLAGLGLAFADAPAAPKLSTIVAVADLDVALKNYLAKLKEMMVDEESYGKAKDQLGKKANAVTALLQNVGNHDGKSSFQAGAVAGMTAARDLARSKDYATAKKAYDALLTATTTAGTSSSEQPKWEKFASLGRMMHETAEVNSRVRRNLRRFEKTKEDSAEAAAILTAFAQATIYDTHEVKNPADLPKWYAMAVEMRDATVDLSKSVHGDDEAGFKKAVDRLGKSCDACHAVFHKE; translated from the coding sequence GTGTCGCTATCTTTCTTATTCGCCTCCGCTTCGTCGGCCGGCGAAAGCCGCTGGAAGTTCATCGGCCCGACGTCGTGCGCGGCTCTGCTTCTTGCAGGCCTGGGCTTGGCTTTCGCCGATGCTCCCGCTGCGCCGAAGCTGTCGACCATCGTCGCCGTGGCCGATCTCGACGTTGCGTTGAAGAATTACTTGGCGAAGCTCAAGGAGATGATGGTCGACGAAGAGAGCTACGGCAAAGCCAAAGACCAACTCGGCAAGAAGGCGAACGCCGTGACGGCGCTGTTGCAAAACGTCGGGAACCACGACGGCAAATCGTCGTTCCAGGCCGGAGCGGTCGCAGGGATGACCGCGGCCCGCGACCTTGCTCGCAGCAAAGACTACGCAACCGCGAAGAAAGCCTACGACGCGCTCCTGACGGCGACCACGACCGCCGGAACGTCGAGCAGCGAACAGCCGAAGTGGGAAAAATTTGCTTCGCTAGGACGCATGATGCACGAAACTGCGGAGGTGAACAGCCGGGTACGTCGCAACCTCCGCCGTTTCGAGAAGACGAAGGAAGACAGCGCCGAGGCGGCCGCGATCTTAACGGCGTTCGCGCAAGCCACGATCTACGACACGCACGAAGTGAAGAACCCGGCCGACTTGCCGAAGTGGTACGCGATGGCGGTCGAAATGCGCGACGCCACGGTCGACCTCTCGAAGTCGGTCCACGGCGACGACGAGGCCGGCTTCAAGAAGGCGGTCGATCGCCTAGGCAAAAGCTGCGACGCTTGCCACGCAGTTTTCCACAAGGAATAA
- a CDS encoding VCBS repeat-containing protein, with translation MRNHSAFMLLACAAEMFCAAGAAAEEFSRSHTSAWHLSIVDGGKPRGAAGTKSEATLLPISSTTKLEALSESDRASWSLQLGMVRPPHAFQTYFGPTAGTPIAGDFNGDGYDELGMFVDGRWYVDLNGNNTWDRDDLWASFGNRGDVPVVGDWNQDGKDDFGIVTRSGVSLRAAASTEPGFAHPLNTNRNVSKNLGVPRTEIEPALLRTSSGGEQRAAVRHVFEFGAANSIPVVGDWTGTGVSSIGTFQDGCWKLDLDGDGRWTTADAMIDLGQPGDLPIVGDFNRDGRDDLGIYRRGTWHIDTTGDRRLGNDDLILQLGDADDTPVVGDWDGDGRAQIGVVHRTANGS, from the coding sequence ATGCGAAACCACTCCGCGTTCATGCTGCTTGCCTGCGCCGCAGAGATGTTCTGCGCAGCGGGTGCCGCTGCGGAAGAGTTTTCGCGAAGTCACACGAGTGCGTGGCACCTCAGCATCGTCGACGGCGGCAAGCCGCGCGGCGCTGCGGGGACGAAGAGCGAGGCCACGCTGCTGCCTATCTCCTCGACGACGAAGCTCGAAGCCCTGTCGGAATCGGATCGCGCTTCGTGGAGCTTGCAGCTGGGAATGGTTCGCCCGCCGCATGCCTTTCAGACTTACTTCGGCCCGACGGCCGGCACGCCGATCGCCGGCGACTTCAACGGCGACGGCTACGATGAGCTCGGCATGTTCGTCGACGGCCGTTGGTATGTCGATCTCAACGGCAACAACACTTGGGACCGCGACGACCTCTGGGCTTCGTTCGGCAATCGGGGCGATGTGCCTGTCGTCGGCGATTGGAACCAAGACGGCAAAGACGACTTCGGCATCGTGACGCGCTCCGGAGTGTCGCTCCGTGCGGCGGCGTCGACCGAGCCCGGCTTCGCTCACCCGCTCAATACAAATCGGAACGTGTCGAAGAACCTCGGCGTTCCGCGAACCGAGATCGAGCCGGCCTTGCTCCGCACGTCGTCGGGTGGCGAACAACGAGCCGCGGTGCGGCATGTGTTCGAGTTCGGCGCTGCGAATTCGATTCCCGTCGTCGGCGATTGGACCGGCACGGGAGTCAGCAGCATCGGCACGTTTCAAGACGGCTGCTGGAAACTCGACCTCGACGGCGACGGCCGCTGGACGACGGCCGATGCGATGATCGATCTTGGACAACCCGGCGATTTGCCGATCGTCGGCGACTTCAACCGCGACGGACGAGACGATCTCGGCATCTATCGTCGCGGCACATGGCACATTGATACGACCGGTGATCGACGCTTGGGCAACGACGACCTCATCCTTCAACTCGGCGACGCGGACGACACCCCCGTAGTCGGCGATTGGGATGGCGATGGTCGGGCTCAGATCGGCGTCGTTCATCGCACCGCGAACGGGAGCTGA
- the purM gene encoding phosphoribosylformylglycinamidine cyclo-ligase, producing the protein MAKATYKDAGVDLEVYDQAMARLPRLLHRTHTPRVMPLDGGFAGLFKLDFASPLFARNYEEPVLVSCTDGVGTKLKVAVEADRHATVGIDLVAMSVNDALCCGAEPLFFLDYVAMSHDDPVRLEQIVQGVTDGCLEADCSLLGGETAIMPDIYARGDYDLAGFCVGVVDKKRLIDGKQIVPGDVILGLASSGFHSNGYSLVRRVVFDIAKLKVGEHVPELGMTVADALLEPTRIYVKPIRKLLGNYRVKHVVHGIAHITGGGLHGNLERIIPAGCQAKIDRYCWPIPPVFKWLQRLGEIEQDEMDTVFNMGLGMVVVVSPYYA; encoded by the coding sequence ATGGCTAAAGCCACCTATAAAGATGCGGGCGTAGATCTCGAAGTCTACGATCAGGCGATGGCTCGCCTTCCCCGCTTGTTGCACCGCACGCATACGCCGCGTGTGATGCCGCTCGACGGCGGATTCGCAGGGCTCTTCAAGCTCGATTTCGCGAGCCCGTTGTTCGCCCGTAACTATGAAGAGCCGGTGCTGGTGTCGTGTACCGATGGGGTGGGGACGAAGCTCAAAGTCGCGGTTGAGGCTGATCGGCATGCGACCGTCGGCATCGATCTCGTGGCGATGAGCGTCAACGACGCTTTGTGCTGCGGGGCGGAGCCGTTGTTCTTTCTCGATTACGTCGCGATGTCGCATGACGACCCGGTGCGGCTCGAGCAGATCGTGCAAGGGGTGACCGACGGCTGCCTCGAAGCCGACTGTTCGTTGCTCGGCGGCGAGACGGCGATCATGCCGGATATCTATGCCCGCGGCGATTACGACTTGGCCGGCTTCTGCGTCGGCGTGGTCGATAAGAAGCGGCTCATCGATGGTAAGCAGATCGTGCCCGGCGATGTGATCCTCGGCCTTGCGTCTAGCGGCTTCCACTCGAACGGCTACAGCCTGGTGCGGCGCGTGGTGTTCGACATCGCGAAGCTCAAAGTCGGCGAGCATGTGCCGGAACTCGGCATGACGGTCGCCGATGCGCTACTTGAGCCGACGCGGATCTACGTGAAACCGATTCGCAAATTGCTCGGCAACTATCGCGTGAAACACGTCGTCCACGGCATCGCTCACATCACCGGCGGTGGACTGCACGGCAACTTGGAACGGATCATTCCGGCGGGTTGCCAAGCGAAGATCGATCGCTACTGCTGGCCGATTCCGCCGGTCTTTAAGTGGCTGCAAAGGCTCGGCGAGATCGAGCAAGACGAAATGGACACGGTCTTCAACATGGGCCTGGGCATGGTCGTGGTCGTGAGCCCGTACTATGCGTAG
- a CDS encoding thioredoxin family protein, whose protein sequence is MQRQHLRRYTLRLLALLALGCFLGPGNLASDVRAQAPGFQPLNLSGNAEPTGPVVTAKGAIIPAADGKTGRVSITAQMTPGWHIYSTTQPPGGPVRTKIKLPPSADYKIGEFVVVQAPHTAPEPAFDNLVVETHDGEVTWNAPIELSPGVDLAKLAIAGSVLAQACSNVCLPPQDYPFTLKLAGAPTSEAPASFAPPTPSTSTIPSTGPPMPTSFAPPSPNTGLPAGISAFTQPAAPTSPATSASTETYKPDLSHITLSGELSPTTKGLEGKAAISFRAESAPEWHVYITDTVVPKLGNQPTLIVFSETSGLKIGKPTADQQPIAAHEAGQLAYFEKPVTWTSEIEIPAGTKPGAYRLAGAIGFQTCKSDAQCDRPSAVKFEATLTVGPTGLVDGSKVRFTEPENYRGLAKLVEAATATALPTASDTPATATTADPLANIQIRSDEAPSSLPYMLMIGFFAGLILNFMPCVLPVIGLKVLSFVEQSGHDRKKILMLNVWYALGMLSVFWVLAAIPIVLRVGFNTSFGWGQQFSYDGFTISLVAIVFVMALSFLGVWEIPIPGFAGSGNAQKLASKEGAGGAFFKGIITTILATPCSGPGLAAAVGFALRESAPVTFAIFTAMGLGMASPYLAIGLQPSLLRFLPKPGEWMDTFKQVMGFVLLATVVWLLTSLPIARLIPTITLIFGLWAGCWWIGRTPVYAELPQKLKAWAGATVWSLAIGWFAFSQLQGIIDYRVERYVDAQIAKRTQDVAIGKSVAAAHTAPTDAINWQHLSMPQLQTAFASNQTVLVDFTADWCATCKLLKSLYLDKPETKQLFDQLGVVPFEADMTSPPQELTDLLRKLNPSGGVPVIAIFPAGDPSRPIVFADGYTQTQIFEALRKAGPSKANDAPPKLGMR, encoded by the coding sequence ATGCAACGCCAACACCTGCGACGCTACACCCTGCGACTTCTCGCGCTGCTCGCGCTCGGATGTTTTCTCGGCCCGGGCAATCTGGCCTCGGATGTTCGCGCGCAGGCGCCTGGCTTTCAGCCTTTGAACTTGAGCGGCAATGCCGAACCGACGGGCCCGGTCGTCACGGCCAAAGGGGCGATCATTCCCGCTGCCGACGGCAAGACCGGACGGGTCTCCATCACCGCGCAAATGACCCCCGGTTGGCATATCTATTCCACGACGCAACCGCCGGGCGGACCGGTACGCACGAAGATCAAGCTCCCGCCGTCGGCCGATTATAAGATCGGCGAGTTCGTCGTCGTTCAAGCGCCGCACACGGCACCCGAACCGGCCTTCGACAACTTGGTCGTCGAAACGCACGACGGCGAAGTCACATGGAACGCGCCGATCGAGCTGAGTCCGGGCGTCGATCTGGCGAAGCTCGCGATCGCCGGCTCGGTCCTTGCGCAAGCCTGCTCCAACGTCTGCTTGCCGCCACAAGACTATCCGTTCACGCTGAAGCTCGCCGGAGCGCCGACGTCGGAAGCTCCAGCTTCCTTCGCCCCGCCCACTCCGTCGACGTCGACGATTCCTTCGACGGGCCCGCCGATGCCGACCTCGTTCGCGCCACCGAGCCCGAACACCGGTCTTCCGGCCGGAATCTCCGCGTTCACGCAACCGGCCGCGCCGACTTCGCCGGCGACTTCCGCTTCGACCGAAACCTACAAGCCGGACCTTAGTCACATCACCCTCAGCGGCGAACTCTCGCCGACGACCAAGGGGCTAGAGGGCAAAGCGGCGATCAGTTTCCGAGCCGAGTCGGCACCCGAGTGGCATGTCTATATCACCGACACGGTCGTTCCCAAGCTCGGCAACCAGCCGACGTTGATCGTGTTCAGCGAAACATCGGGCCTGAAAATCGGCAAGCCCACGGCCGATCAACAACCGATCGCAGCCCACGAAGCGGGCCAACTCGCCTACTTCGAGAAGCCGGTTACGTGGACGAGCGAGATCGAAATTCCCGCCGGCACGAAGCCGGGCGCCTATCGCCTCGCAGGCGCCATCGGCTTCCAGACCTGCAAATCCGACGCGCAATGCGATCGCCCTTCTGCCGTGAAGTTCGAAGCGACACTCACGGTCGGTCCGACGGGCCTCGTCGACGGCTCAAAGGTCCGCTTCACCGAACCGGAAAACTATCGCGGTCTCGCGAAGCTCGTCGAAGCAGCGACGGCAACGGCCCTGCCGACGGCATCCGATACCCCTGCTACAGCAACCACGGCCGATCCGTTGGCGAACATCCAGATTCGCTCGGATGAAGCTCCGTCGTCATTGCCGTATATGCTCATGATCGGTTTCTTCGCCGGGTTGATTCTCAACTTCATGCCCTGCGTGCTGCCGGTGATCGGTCTCAAGGTCCTCTCGTTCGTCGAGCAAAGCGGCCACGATCGCAAGAAGATTCTGATGCTCAACGTCTGGTACGCGCTCGGCATGCTCAGCGTGTTTTGGGTGCTCGCCGCGATTCCGATCGTGCTCCGCGTCGGCTTCAACACATCGTTCGGTTGGGGCCAGCAGTTCAGCTACGACGGCTTCACGATCTCGCTCGTCGCGATCGTCTTCGTGATGGCGCTGAGCTTCCTCGGCGTCTGGGAGATTCCGATCCCAGGCTTTGCCGGAAGCGGCAACGCCCAGAAGCTCGCTTCGAAAGAAGGGGCGGGCGGCGCTTTCTTCAAGGGAATCATCACGACCATCCTCGCCACGCCGTGCAGCGGGCCCGGGCTGGCGGCGGCCGTCGGCTTCGCGCTGCGCGAAAGTGCGCCGGTGACGTTCGCGATCTTCACGGCGATGGGCCTCGGCATGGCTTCTCCTTATTTGGCGATCGGCTTGCAGCCGTCGCTGTTGCGGTTTCTACCGAAGCCGGGCGAATGGATGGACACCTTCAAGCAAGTAATGGGGTTCGTCCTGTTGGCGACGGTCGTCTGGTTGCTCACATCGTTGCCGATCGCGCGGCTCATTCCGACGATCACGTTGATCTTCGGCCTATGGGCCGGCTGCTGGTGGATCGGCCGAACGCCCGTCTATGCCGAGCTGCCGCAAAAGCTGAAAGCGTGGGCCGGTGCGACCGTCTGGAGCCTCGCGATCGGTTGGTTCGCGTTTTCGCAGCTGCAAGGGATCATCGATTACCGCGTCGAGCGTTACGTCGACGCGCAAATCGCGAAGCGGACGCAAGACGTCGCGATCGGCAAGTCCGTAGCGGCGGCGCACACCGCTCCGACCGACGCGATCAACTGGCAGCACCTTTCGATGCCGCAATTGCAAACCGCGTTCGCCAGCAACCAGACCGTTCTCGTCGACTTCACGGCCGACTGGTGCGCGACGTGCAAATTGCTCAAGAGCCTGTACCTCGACAAACCGGAGACGAAGCAACTCTTCGACCAGTTGGGAGTGGTGCCGTTCGAAGCCGACATGACGAGCCCGCCGCAAGAGCTGACCGACCTTTTGCGCAAGTTGAACCCCAGCGGCGGCGTGCCGGTGATCGCGATCTTCCCGGCCGGCGACCCGAGCCGCCCGATCGTCTTCGCCGACGGCTACACGCAAACGCAAATCTTCGAAGCGCTGAGGAAGGCCGGCCCGTCGAAAGCGAACGACGCCCCGCCGAAGCTCGGCATGCGTTAA